A window of Mucilaginibacter paludis DSM 18603 contains these coding sequences:
- a CDS encoding 2-hydroxyacid dehydrogenase yields the protein MNVFVTRLLPAEGLTILQAAGCNVRQHEEKRELSKQELIDICQHQDVLLSTGPIKLDADFFKNCSHLKGVALMSVGYDNVDMAAATHYGIPVSNTPDVLSRATADTAFLLILAVSRNAFFMSRSIAKGDWVFYDPTANLGIELYGKTIGIFGMGRIGAELAAKCKAVYQMNVIYHNRKPNVHLESELGARYVSFNELLKQSDVLSVHANLSTETEGLFNHAVFKKMKPSAIFINTARGGIHNEADLTEALKNNVIWGAGLDVTQPEPMQSNNALLSMPRVCVLPHIGSATVETRGKMAVMAAENAIAALQNRRMPQVLNPIIYKQ from the coding sequence ATGAATGTTTTTGTGACGAGGTTACTTCCGGCTGAAGGATTAACTATACTACAAGCCGCAGGGTGTAACGTTAGGCAGCATGAGGAAAAGCGCGAACTTTCAAAACAGGAGCTGATTGATATATGCCAGCATCAGGATGTTTTACTGAGCACCGGGCCAATTAAGCTTGATGCCGATTTTTTTAAAAATTGCAGCCATCTTAAAGGGGTAGCTTTAATGAGCGTTGGATATGATAACGTGGATATGGCAGCTGCCACGCATTATGGTATCCCGGTTAGCAATACGCCCGATGTATTGAGCCGCGCCACTGCCGATACCGCTTTTTTGTTAATACTGGCGGTATCGAGAAATGCTTTTTTTATGAGCCGGAGCATAGCTAAAGGGGATTGGGTTTTTTACGACCCGACGGCCAATCTCGGCATAGAACTTTATGGCAAAACCATAGGCATTTTTGGTATGGGTAGGATAGGAGCAGAACTGGCCGCCAAGTGCAAGGCCGTATACCAAATGAATGTTATTTACCATAACCGCAAGCCCAATGTACACCTGGAAAGTGAACTTGGGGCCAGGTATGTATCTTTTAATGAGCTTTTAAAACAGAGTGATGTTTTATCCGTTCACGCCAATTTATCAACGGAAACCGAGGGCCTGTTTAACCACGCTGTATTTAAAAAGATGAAGCCATCGGCCATATTTATCAATACAGCCAGAGGAGGCATTCATAACGAAGCAGATTTAACCGAAGCCTTGAAAAACAACGTGATATGGGGTGCAGGCCTGGATGTTACCCAGCCAGAACCTATGCAAAGTAATAATGCTTTATTGAGCATGCCACGTGTTTGTGTTTTACCGCACATTGGTTCTGCAACCGTAGAAACGAGGGGCAAGATGGCTGTTATGGCAGCAGAAAACGCAATTGCGGCATTACAAAACCGCCGAATGCCCCAGGTGCTCAACCCAATTATATACAAACAGTAG
- a CDS encoding copper-translocating P-type ATPase, giving the protein MSNAPSTPHQHTGHNPPTGMDHGAMMHGHSSKMDMGGHNHHAMMIADFKKRFYVVLALTVPIMLLSPMIQHFMGVSWQFTGSSYILFALSSVVFVYGGWPFLTGWLDEIKAKNPGMMFLIGFAITVAYAYSAAIVFGLQGMDFFWELDTLILIMLLGHWIEMKSVAGASKELDLLVQLMPSDAHLVTNNVTHDVKTDTLKVDDVILTKPGEKVAADGVIVDGESYLNESMLTGESTPVKKTKGDKVIAGSINGNGSFNVKVSHSAKDSYLSQVVKLVDDAQKSKSQTQLLADRAAKWLTIIALLTGIATFLYWYLTGQTFAFAMERMVTVIVICCPHALGLAVPLVVAKSTALSAKHGLLIKNRTAFENSRKITTVVFDKTGTLTIGKFEVSKIISLHSDVDDKEILRISSALEQKSEHPIATGILQKVKELNIAIPTAENFKALTGQGVEATVEGKEVRVVSPGYLKENNLNVPDSYQSDETETVVFVIIDNQLAGYIALSDQIRPESAGAIQTLSENHIKSILLTGDNAKVAESVSKTLGMESFIAEVLPHQKLEKIKELQAHGEFVAMTGDGVNDAPALAQADIGIAVGSGSDIAAETAGIVLVNSNPKDIVNLILFGKATYKKMIQNLAWATGYNVIALPLAAGVLYHQGILLSPAAGAVLMTVSTVVVAINASLLKVKV; this is encoded by the coding sequence ATGAGCAACGCGCCATCAACTCCCCATCAGCATACCGGGCACAACCCGCCCACCGGTATGGATCACGGCGCAATGATGCACGGCCATAGTTCCAAAATGGACATGGGCGGGCATAATCATCATGCCATGATGATTGCTGATTTTAAGAAACGATTTTATGTAGTACTGGCGCTTACCGTTCCAATTATGCTACTATCCCCCATGATACAGCATTTCATGGGTGTAAGCTGGCAATTTACCGGTTCATCCTATATTTTATTTGCCCTATCCTCGGTTGTTTTTGTTTACGGCGGTTGGCCGTTTCTAACAGGCTGGCTGGATGAGATCAAAGCTAAAAATCCGGGGATGATGTTCCTGATTGGCTTTGCCATCACGGTAGCATATGCTTATAGCGCTGCAATTGTTTTCGGATTGCAAGGAATGGATTTCTTCTGGGAACTGGATACATTGATCCTCATTATGCTTTTGGGGCACTGGATAGAGATGAAGTCGGTTGCGGGAGCATCGAAGGAATTGGATTTGCTGGTACAGTTGATGCCATCGGATGCTCATTTAGTAACTAACAATGTTACACACGATGTAAAAACGGATACCTTAAAAGTTGATGACGTTATTTTAACCAAGCCCGGTGAAAAGGTGGCTGCTGATGGAGTTATTGTGGATGGCGAAAGCTATTTAAACGAGAGTATGCTTACAGGCGAATCCACGCCGGTAAAAAAGACAAAAGGCGATAAAGTAATTGCAGGCTCCATCAACGGCAACGGATCTTTTAATGTCAAGGTCAGCCATTCGGCCAAGGATTCCTATCTCTCGCAGGTGGTTAAATTAGTTGATGATGCTCAAAAGTCAAAATCGCAAACCCAACTTTTAGCCGACAGAGCTGCCAAATGGCTAACCATAATTGCTTTGCTAACCGGTATTGCCACTTTTTTATACTGGTATTTAACTGGCCAAACTTTTGCTTTCGCGATGGAGCGGATGGTAACCGTTATTGTAATTTGTTGTCCGCATGCCCTTGGCCTGGCCGTACCGTTGGTGGTGGCAAAGTCAACCGCCTTATCTGCCAAACATGGTTTGCTTATTAAAAACAGAACAGCGTTTGAAAACTCAAGAAAGATAACCACAGTAGTTTTTGATAAAACAGGCACCCTTACCATTGGTAAATTTGAAGTTTCAAAAATAATATCGCTGCACAGCGATGTCGACGATAAAGAAATTCTTCGAATATCATCGGCCCTGGAACAAAAATCGGAACATCCCATCGCGACGGGCATCCTTCAAAAAGTTAAGGAGTTAAATATAGCGATTCCAACGGCCGAAAATTTCAAGGCGCTTACTGGACAAGGAGTTGAGGCAACCGTTGAGGGTAAAGAAGTAAGGGTGGTGAGCCCCGGTTATTTAAAAGAGAACAATTTAAATGTGCCCGATAGTTATCAATCAGATGAAACGGAAACCGTCGTTTTTGTAATTATTGACAATCAACTGGCAGGATACATCGCCCTGTCAGACCAAATCAGGCCGGAGTCGGCAGGTGCCATTCAAACTTTAAGCGAAAATCACATCAAGTCTATACTCCTTACCGGCGACAATGCCAAGGTTGCAGAAAGTGTAAGCAAAACTTTAGGTATGGAAAGCTTTATTGCCGAAGTGCTACCGCACCAAAAGCTGGAAAAAATTAAAGAGTTACAAGCCCATGGTGAATTTGTTGCCATGACCGGAGACGGTGTAAACGACGCGCCCGCACTGGCGCAGGCCGATATTGGAATTGCTGTGGGATCTGGAAGTGACATTGCCGCAGAAACCGCGGGGATAGTGCTGGTAAACAGCAACCCTAAAGATATTGTTAACCTTATCCTTTTTGGCAAGGCTACCTACAAAAAAATGATCCAGAACCTGGCCTGGGCAACCGGCTACAACGTCATCGCCCTGCCTTTAGCAGCAGGCGTATTGTATCACCAGGGAATTTTACTGAGCCCGGCGGCGGGTGCTGTATTAATGACAGTGAGTACCGTGGTTGTGGCTATTAATGCAAGCTTATTAAAAGTTAAAGTTTAG
- a CDS encoding efflux RND transporter permease subunit: MTTAERIKIIESSCKQVGRGVFFSTLIIVASFLPVFLLEGQEGKLFGPLAWTKTFILAIDAILAVTLAPVLISFFLKGQLRTDDHNPINRTLESWYRPVLAWCVNWRKTVIGINIVALLISVPLLLSLGSEFMPPLDEGTILFMPVTLPDISNSEAKQLLQVQDRIIKSVPEVRNVLGKAGRANTATDNSPISMVETIILLKPTNEWRKGLKKEDIINELNAKLQIPGVVNGWTQPIINRINMLSTGIRTDVGLKVYGQNLDTIYALSNQMKQALQGIDGVKDLYVDPITGGKYLDIRINKDAIGRYGLNVDDVNEVIESALGGMNLTRTIEGRRRFSVNVRLAQDYRSNLDEIKRTLVQTPGYGPIPLSSVADIKVSDGPAMIQSENALLRGTVLFNVRDRDLGGTVQEAQSRLNNMVKTLPKGYFIEWSGQYENLIRAEHTLKMILPVVLLIIFACLYFAFHSIREAFFSLISIPFALIGGAYMVYFFGVHLSVAVAVGFIALFGIAVETGIVMVIYLNDAMQQLVALKGNSNDTITREDLRLYVMNGAVKRLRPKLMTVCVALFGLVPVLWATGTGSDVMLPIVLPMIGGVLTSSTHILLVTPLIFLMVKEYELKKYGRLEVLEVNE, encoded by the coding sequence ATGACCACCGCAGAAAGAATAAAAATTATTGAATCATCCTGCAAGCAGGTGGGCCGCGGCGTATTTTTTTCCACACTTATTATCGTGGCTTCGTTTCTGCCCGTATTTCTTCTGGAAGGCCAGGAAGGTAAATTGTTCGGTCCGCTGGCCTGGACAAAAACATTTATACTGGCCATTGATGCCATACTGGCCGTAACGCTCGCCCCGGTGCTCATCTCGTTCTTTTTAAAAGGCCAATTGCGTACCGACGACCATAACCCCATTAACCGGACGTTGGAGAGCTGGTATCGCCCGGTGCTGGCCTGGTGTGTTAACTGGCGAAAAACGGTTATCGGGATCAATATTGTGGCTTTGCTGATCAGTGTGCCACTATTGTTGAGCCTCGGCAGCGAGTTTATGCCCCCACTGGATGAAGGCACCATTCTATTTATGCCGGTTACCTTACCGGATATATCAAATTCGGAAGCCAAGCAACTGCTGCAAGTTCAGGACAGGATCATCAAAAGCGTGCCCGAGGTGAGGAATGTGTTAGGGAAGGCTGGCCGTGCCAATACCGCTACCGATAACTCCCCCATCAGCATGGTAGAAACCATCATTCTTTTAAAACCGACGAATGAATGGCGCAAAGGCTTAAAAAAAGAAGATATTATTAACGAGTTGAATGCCAAACTACAAATACCCGGCGTAGTCAATGGCTGGACACAGCCCATTATTAACCGCATCAACATGCTGTCAACGGGCATTCGTACCGATGTAGGCCTCAAGGTGTATGGGCAAAATCTCGACACGATATATGCTTTATCTAACCAGATGAAGCAAGCCCTGCAAGGCATTGATGGCGTAAAGGATTTGTATGTGGATCCGATAACGGGCGGCAAATACCTGGATATCCGGATTAACAAAGATGCCATTGGCCGCTACGGTTTAAATGTAGACGATGTAAACGAGGTAATTGAAAGTGCCCTTGGCGGGATGAACCTGACCAGGACTATTGAAGGCCGCAGACGCTTCAGTGTAAATGTGAGGCTGGCGCAAGACTATCGCAGCAACCTCGATGAAATTAAACGTACCCTCGTGCAAACGCCGGGTTATGGACCTATCCCATTGTCATCTGTAGCGGATATTAAGGTGAGCGACGGCCCGGCCATGATCCAGTCGGAAAACGCCTTGCTCCGGGGCACCGTTTTATTCAACGTGCGCGACAGGGATTTGGGTGGGACCGTGCAGGAAGCGCAAAGCCGCCTCAACAACATGGTAAAAACCTTACCGAAGGGCTATTTTATCGAGTGGAGCGGCCAGTACGAAAACCTGATCCGTGCGGAGCATACCCTGAAAATGATATTGCCCGTTGTGCTGCTCATTATTTTCGCCTGTTTGTATTTTGCTTTTCACTCCATCCGCGAGGCGTTTTTCAGCCTGATCAGTATACCGTTCGCTTTAATTGGCGGCGCATATATGGTATACTTCTTCGGCGTGCATTTATCGGTAGCCGTAGCGGTTGGCTTTATAGCTTTATTCGGCATAGCAGTTGAAACGGGGATTGTGATGGTGATCTACTTAAATGATGCCATGCAGCAGTTGGTTGCCCTGAAAGGGAATTCTAACGATACCATCACCAGGGAAGATTTGCGTTTGTACGTAATGAACGGCGCCGTGAAACGCTTACGGCCTAAGCTGATGACGGTATGCGTAGCCCTGTTTGGCCTGGTGCCTGTACTTTGGGCCACCGGCACCGGCAGCGATGTGATGCTCCCTATTGTACTGCCCATGATTGGCGGCGTGCTAACATCGTCCACCCATATTTTACTGGTTACCCCTTTAATCTTCCTGATGGTTAAGGAATATGAACTGAAAAAATACGGTAGGCTTGAAGTATTGGAAGTAAATGAATAA
- a CDS encoding heavy metal-binding domain-containing protein: MKKVMLMATAILFSVASVFATTNPTTVSDTTKSKKVKPAKVQYTCTMHPEVLSDEPGKCPKCGMTLVKKEATKKKAEKMVM, from the coding sequence ATGAAAAAAGTAATGCTGATGGCAACAGCCATCCTGTTTTCGGTTGCGAGTGTTTTTGCAACTACTAATCCTACTACGGTGTCAGACACTACCAAAAGTAAAAAAGTGAAACCTGCCAAGGTGCAATATACTTGCACTATGCACCCCGAAGTGCTTAGCGATGAACCTGGTAAATGCCCTAAATGCGGCATGACCCTGGTTAAAAAGGAAGCTACCAAAAAGAAAGCTGAAAAAATGGTGATGTAG
- a CDS encoding HlyD family efflux transporter periplasmic adaptor subunit produces MKTIRILLTALLLSTILISSCSDQHKKPAVVQAQSEIKYTCPMHPQIAEDHPGSCPICGMTLVKKTGQASEGSGISLNTVLQPVNSSVISTIAAILPEQKEVSTEIKADGYLDFDTRTFNNIASHFSGRIEKLYLKYAFQEIRQGQRIFEIYSPDMVTAQQDLIYVTTHSPQETGLINSARQKLYLLGITDAQLKHIIKTGKPFYSLPVYSPYSGHIHDAPHSQMAGPAEAKPASDYANNLPLSIKEGMYVEKGQVLFNVVNPHRLWAVIKVDQSAVAGLKLNQQVKITLPDVPGKTLYGKVNFIDPFLKSGEKTVAIRVYLDNMDHQLMVNSLVKAQIKTGTAKGLWIPRSALLNLGRTQVVWLKNGPLYQAHQVNAGRITDTAIQITGGLSATDSLASNAQYLTDSESFIKTQKP; encoded by the coding sequence ATGAAAACGATTAGGATCCTTTTAACCGCCTTGCTGCTCAGTACAATACTGATCAGTTCCTGCTCCGATCAGCATAAAAAGCCTGCAGTAGTACAGGCGCAAAGCGAAATAAAATATACCTGCCCTATGCATCCGCAGATAGCGGAAGATCATCCGGGCAGTTGCCCGATATGCGGGATGACGCTGGTTAAAAAAACAGGCCAGGCCAGCGAGGGTTCGGGCATTAGTTTAAATACAGTTTTGCAGCCGGTAAACTCGTCGGTTATATCTACAATAGCAGCCATTTTGCCTGAGCAGAAGGAAGTATCAACAGAAATTAAAGCTGATGGGTATTTGGATTTTGATACCCGCACATTTAACAATATCGCTTCGCATTTTTCGGGCCGTATAGAAAAGCTATACCTTAAATATGCTTTCCAGGAGATCCGCCAGGGCCAGCGAATTTTTGAAATTTACAGCCCTGATATGGTAACCGCGCAACAGGACCTGATTTACGTAACCACACACTCGCCGCAGGAAACAGGGTTGATCAATTCGGCAAGGCAAAAATTATACCTGCTCGGCATAACCGATGCACAGCTTAAGCATATCATTAAAACCGGGAAGCCATTTTATAGTCTGCCTGTTTACAGTCCTTACAGCGGGCACATCCATGATGCCCCCCATAGCCAGATGGCAGGCCCGGCAGAAGCCAAACCGGCATCTGATTATGCCAACAACTTGCCCTTATCCATTAAAGAAGGTATGTATGTTGAAAAAGGACAAGTACTGTTTAATGTGGTTAACCCGCACCGTTTATGGGCAGTTATTAAAGTGGATCAATCTGCCGTAGCGGGTTTAAAATTAAATCAGCAGGTAAAAATCACCTTGCCCGATGTGCCCGGCAAAACATTATACGGCAAGGTTAATTTTATTGACCCATTTTTAAAGTCAGGCGAAAAAACTGTGGCTATCCGCGTTTATCTTGATAACATGGATCATCAGTTAATGGTGAATAGCCTGGTTAAAGCTCAAATTAAAACCGGCACGGCAAAGGGCTTGTGGATCCCCCGGTCGGCCCTGCTTAATTTGGGCCGTACGCAGGTGGTATGGCTCAAAAACGGACCTCTATACCAGGCGCACCAGGTTAATGCCGGAAGGATTACCGATACGGCTATACAAATTACCGGCGGCTTATCAGCTACCGACAGCCTGGCATCAAACGCACAGTATCTTACGGATAGCGAAAGTTTTATTAAAACACAAAAGCCATGA
- a CDS encoding efflux RND transporter permease subunit produces the protein MINQLITLSLKNRYIVLLIALSLFAWGVYAVKENPIDAIPDLSDNQVIVFTEWEGRSPQIMEDQVTYPLVSNLQGIPKVRSIRATSMFGMSFVYIVFDDKADVYWARSRVLERLNYAQRLLPAGITPTLGPDGTGVGHILWYTLDAKGIDLGEQRALQDWYVKLGLQTVAGVSEVASFGGFEKQYQVTIDPHKLNYYNIPLSQVLKAVKSNNNDVGGRKFEMNGTGYIVRGLGYIKSLTDVENIPVGVINTVPVKIKDVATVQMGGDERLGIFDQNGEGEAVGGIVVMRYGENADKVIHAVKDKMNDIQKGLPAGVSFKIAYDRSELIENAVKSVKHTLIEEMITVSIIVILFLFSWRSALSIIIQIPITIATSFILLNAFGISSNIMSLTGIALAIGVIVDNGIVMVENSHRNLSIAQQKEVS, from the coding sequence ATGATTAATCAACTTATTACCCTGTCGTTAAAAAACAGGTACATCGTTTTGCTCATCGCCCTGAGCCTTTTTGCCTGGGGAGTTTACGCGGTGAAAGAAAACCCCATCGACGCCATCCCCGACCTATCCGATAACCAGGTGATCGTATTTACAGAATGGGAAGGCCGCAGCCCTCAAATTATGGAAGACCAGGTAACTTATCCTTTGGTAAGTAACTTGCAAGGTATCCCCAAAGTACGATCAATCAGGGCTACATCCATGTTCGGAATGAGCTTTGTATATATTGTATTTGATGATAAGGCAGATGTATACTGGGCGCGCAGCCGGGTGCTTGAACGCTTAAACTATGCGCAACGCTTGCTGCCAGCAGGAATTACGCCAACATTGGGCCCCGATGGTACAGGCGTGGGCCATATATTGTGGTACACGCTCGATGCCAAAGGCATTGACCTTGGCGAACAACGTGCCCTGCAAGACTGGTATGTTAAACTTGGCCTGCAAACCGTTGCCGGTGTGAGCGAGGTAGCCTCCTTTGGCGGCTTTGAGAAACAGTACCAGGTTACCATCGACCCTCATAAGCTAAACTACTATAACATTCCCTTGTCGCAGGTGCTTAAAGCCGTTAAAAGCAATAATAACGATGTAGGCGGCCGCAAATTTGAGATGAACGGCACCGGTTATATTGTGCGCGGCCTGGGATATATCAAAAGCCTGACTGATGTGGAGAATATCCCAGTTGGCGTAATTAATACCGTGCCCGTTAAAATAAAAGATGTGGCCACCGTACAAATGGGTGGCGACGAGCGCTTAGGCATATTCGACCAGAATGGCGAGGGCGAAGCCGTTGGCGGTATTGTAGTGATGCGCTACGGCGAAAATGCCGACAAGGTGATCCATGCCGTAAAGGATAAAATGAACGACATCCAAAAAGGCCTGCCTGCCGGTGTAAGCTTTAAAATAGCTTATGACCGGAGCGAACTGATTGAGAACGCGGTTAAATCGGTAAAGCATACGCTTATTGAGGAGATGATTACCGTTTCCATTATCGTTATCCTGTTTCTGTTCAGTTGGCGCAGTGCCCTGAGCATCATCATTCAAATCCCTATTACCATTGCTACCAGTTTTATCCTGCTCAACGCATTTGGCATCAGCTCCAATATCATGTCGTTAACGGGTATCGCTTTAGCTATCGGCGTGATAGTAGACAACGGGATTGTGATGGTTGAGAACTCGCACCGCAATTTATCCATCGCACAACAAAAAGAAGTATCATGA
- a CDS encoding TolC family protein, whose amino-acid sequence MKTKNQIYISLIILCLLGLTKAKAQNLPLDSVLARVGSNPALQMFKAKMSAENAYASGAKSLDAPKISAGQYQTPYKLNPDMGAFMITGEQMFTNPAKLRAKENYMKGISKVTEEDQNYLKNQMIAQAKQYYYERVVLEKKLALLQYTQNLLEYMLKDANIRLTYGKEKLSNIYKAKADLYQLDNTREQMTNDINQKNIMLNTLMNQDKQTRFRVDTNVIISNYDLSFTDTSALAASRSDIRAIGRSIELQQLNAKMEYSTRKPDFGLQAGHMISYGGAANQYVLMGSVTIPIVPWSSKAYKANIKGIRYEVAKLQQKKLDILNQAEGQLAGLKTDMASKKKQITNYRQNIIPALQNAYKTSLQAYEQNTGDLPSVLDGIKTLQMARMEALDRLQELLLLQVAYEKEMEITTGDNKENK is encoded by the coding sequence ATGAAAACAAAGAATCAAATTTACATTAGCCTAATTATACTTTGCCTGCTTGGTCTAACAAAAGCAAAGGCGCAAAACCTGCCTTTAGACAGTGTGTTGGCTCGTGTTGGCAGCAACCCGGCCCTGCAAATGTTTAAGGCTAAAATGAGTGCGGAAAACGCTTATGCAAGCGGGGCCAAAAGCCTTGACGCGCCCAAGATCAGCGCGGGCCAATACCAAACACCCTATAAGCTTAACCCGGATATGGGTGCTTTTATGATAACCGGCGAACAAATGTTTACCAACCCGGCCAAGCTCCGCGCCAAAGAAAACTACATGAAAGGCATTTCAAAAGTTACGGAAGAAGATCAGAACTATCTCAAAAACCAGATGATAGCCCAGGCTAAACAATATTATTATGAGCGGGTGGTATTGGAGAAGAAACTGGCATTACTGCAATACACCCAAAACTTACTGGAGTACATGCTCAAGGATGCCAACATCCGGCTAACTTACGGTAAAGAGAAGTTGAGCAATATCTATAAAGCTAAGGCTGATTTATACCAGTTGGATAACACGCGCGAGCAAATGACCAACGACATCAACCAAAAGAATATCATGCTGAATACCCTGATGAACCAGGATAAGCAAACCCGCTTTAGGGTAGATACCAATGTGATCATCAGCAACTACGATTTAAGCTTTACCGATACCTCGGCGCTGGCGGCATCGCGCAGCGATATCAGGGCCATTGGCCGCAGTATTGAATTGCAGCAACTGAATGCTAAAATGGAATACAGTACCCGCAAACCCGATTTTGGCTTGCAGGCAGGCCACATGATCAGTTATGGCGGCGCTGCTAATCAGTATGTATTAATGGGTTCGGTAACTATACCTATAGTACCCTGGTCATCAAAGGCTTATAAAGCCAACATTAAAGGTATCCGTTACGAAGTGGCCAAGCTACAACAAAAAAAACTGGATATATTAAACCAGGCCGAAGGGCAACTGGCGGGTTTAAAAACCGATATGGCCAGCAAGAAAAAGCAAATAACTAATTACCGCCAAAATATTATCCCGGCCTTGCAAAACGCTTATAAAACATCGCTGCAGGCATACGAACAAAACACAGGCGACCTGCCCTCGGTATTGGATGGCATTAAAACGCTGCAAATGGCCCGGATGGAAGCTTTAGACCGATTACAAGAGCTACTGTTGTTACAGGTTGCTTATGAAAAGGAGATGGAAATTACTACGGGTGATAACAAGGAGAATAAATAA
- a CDS encoding HYC_CC_PP family protein translates to MKRISLIILTAVYLISCVGIGVNRFYCCGKLAAVTLIYGATDNTEKEAPKKESCCKNEKQNFKLKDSYVSSEHFTLSPVLHAILPSFPQWEPIAFNERALTIQYRGNAPPPLPDIPIYTLNCTYRI, encoded by the coding sequence GTGAAACGCATATCGCTCATCATACTAACGGCCGTCTATCTTATATCCTGCGTGGGTATCGGGGTAAACCGTTTTTATTGCTGCGGTAAACTGGCCGCGGTTACGCTGATTTATGGGGCTACGGATAACACCGAAAAGGAAGCCCCTAAAAAGGAAAGCTGCTGCAAAAACGAAAAACAGAATTTTAAGCTTAAAGATAGCTACGTTAGTTCGGAGCATTTTACATTAAGCCCGGTTTTACACGCCATTTTGCCATCTTTTCCGCAGTGGGAACCCATTGCGTTTAACGAAAGGGCATTAACTATCCAATATCGGGGCAATGCGCCTCCTCCCCTGCCCGATATTCCTATTTATACCCTTAACTGTACTTACAGAATCTGA
- a CDS encoding acyl-CoA thioesterase: MTLEERIDQSETRIFKTVFPNTTNHYDTLFGGVAMQMMDEVAFIAATRFSRQIMVTVSSNRIDFKKSIPAGTIVELVGRVIHVGNTSLKVGVEIYVEQMYAEGRDLAVHGDFTFVAIDEHKKPVKVIQ, from the coding sequence ATGACTTTAGAAGAAAGAATTGACCAGTCGGAAACGAGGATTTTTAAAACGGTATTTCCTAATACCACCAACCATTATGATACACTGTTTGGCGGCGTGGCCATGCAAATGATGGATGAAGTAGCTTTTATAGCGGCAACACGCTTTAGCAGGCAGATTATGGTTACAGTAAGCAGTAACAGGATAGATTTTAAAAAATCAATTCCGGCGGGTACTATTGTTGAGTTGGTTGGCCGGGTTATCCACGTAGGCAATACCAGTTTAAAAGTAGGCGTAGAAATATACGTGGAGCAAATGTATGCCGAAGGGCGTGATTTAGCTGTACATGGCGACTTTACTTTTGTGGCTATCGACGAACATAAAAAACCGGTAAAGGTTATTCAATAG